In the Marinobacter sp. Arc7-DN-1 genome, TGAGGACAAAGAAATCCTCAAGGGTATCAACCTGGAGATCAAGGCCGGGGAAGTTCACGCCATCATGGGCCCCAACGGCTCTGGTAAGAGCACCCTGTCGCAGGTGCTGGCAGGCAACGAAGCATTTGAAGTCACCGAGGGGGAAATTACCCTGAATGGCGAAAACCTGCTGGAGCTTGAAACCGAGGAACGCGCCCGCGAAGGCATTTTCCTGGCATTCCAGTACCCGGTGGAGATTCCCGGCGTGAGCAACCTTCAGTTCCTTCGCACCGCCGTGAACGCCATGCGTCACCACAAGGGCGAAGGCGAGATGAACGCGGCGGAGTTCATGAAGCTGGCCAAGGAGGTCTCCAAACAGGTAGATCTGGATCCGGCCTTCCTGAAACGCGGCGTCAATGAAGGCTTCTCCGGCGGTGAGAAAAAACGAAACGAAATCATGCAGGCGCTCCTGCTGCAGCCGAAGCTGGCCATTCTGGATGAAACCGATTCCGGGCTGGACATCGACGCCCTGCAGGTGGTCTCCAACGGCGTTAACGCCCTGCGCGCAAAAGACCGCGCCATTTTGATGGTGACCCACTACCAGCGCCTGCTGAACCACATTGTGCCGGATTACGTGCACGTGCTGGCCGGGGGCAAGATCGTTAAATCCGGCGGCCGTGAGCTGGCCCTGGAGCTGGAAGAACGTGGCTACGGCTGGCTCGGCATCAAGGATGAAGAAACCGCCGACAGCACAGCCAACGTTTCCGGCAACTAAAAAGGAGGTCGCGGAATGAAGCCAGCACCAACCCTTTCTACCGCGTTCCTGCATCCGGCCGGGCACTCATTGCCGGAGCCTCTGGCTGCGCTGCGCAAGCAGCAGGGCTCCAGCCTTGTGGATCTGCCGCTGCCCACCCGGAAAACAGAGAACTGGAAGTACTCGAGCAAGTACCTGAAGCTGACCGACGATATGGCCATCTCGCTGCCCGCGGAAGGCAAGTCCGGCAGCAGTCTGGCGGTGCCCGGCTACAAGGTAGTATTGCTGAACGGCATCATGATGCCGGAAGCCAGCGACTACCCGGACCTGGATGGCATAACCATTGAGCGCTTCGAGGACCTGGACAGCGACACCGCCACCTGGCTGGCCGGGCGCCTGGATCACGCCCTGGATAGCCAGTCAGTGCAGATCTCCCGCCTCAATACCGCGCGGTTTGAAGATGGCCTGCTGATTCGTCTGAAGCCCGGCGCGGTTCTGGACCAGCCACTGTTCATTGTTCATGAAACCAGTGCTGATGCCAGCGGCTCTGCCTACCCGCGCATTTACGTGGACGCCGGCGCTAACAGCCAGATCACCCTGGTGGAAGAGTACATCTCCGGCGGCAGCGAATCGGTCATGGTGAATACGGTAACCGAGCTGAACCTTGGTGAAGGTGCCGACGTCACCAGCATCCGCCTGAACATGGAAGGCGAGAATGTTCAGCATATTGGCGCAACCGGCGTCCTGCAGCAACGCAGCTCCCGCTTTGAAAGCCACTGCGTCGGCTTCGGCGGCCTCCTGCGCCGGCACGACCTGCAGGTTCGCCTGGAAGGTGAAGGGGCGGAGTGCAAGCTCAACGGCGTGGTGGTAACCCAGGGCAAACAGCACTACGACAACCACACCACCATTGAGCACGTGGCGGCCCGCTGCAACAGCGAAGAAACCTATCGCAACATTGCCGCGGATCAGTCCCACGCGATTTTCAACGGCCGGATTCATATCCATCAGGACGCCCAGAAGTCCAGCGCGGATATGAACAACAAGAACCTGCTGCTGTCCAATGGCGCAGAAATCGACACCAAGCCGGAACTGGAAATTTACGCAGACGACGTCAAGTGTGCCCATGGCGCCACCATCGGCCAACTCGACAAAATCTCGCTGTTTTACCTGGTTTCACGAGGTATCGGCCGGCGCGAAGCCAATGTCCTGCTCACCATGGCCTTCATCAACGAGCTGGTGGAGCAGATCCCGGTAGAAACCGTTCGGGAAACGGCCCAGGGCCGGCTGAACCAGTTCTTTGAACAGACATTCCAGGAGGCGTAACCGGCTATGACCGATCTGTCCGTGGCAAACACAACCAGGCGCCCGACCTTCGATGTGGAGGCCATTCGCCAGGACTTCCCGATCCTGTCACAGCAGGTGAACGGAAAGCCGCTGGTGTATCTGGACAATGCCGCTTCGGCCCAGAAGCCAGAGGCAGTGCTGGACGCCATGGACCGCTATTACCGGGAAATGCACTCCAACGTTCACCGGGGTGCCCACACTCTCGGGGATCGGGCCACGGTCGCCTTCGAAGGTTCCAGAGAGACGGTTCGCGGGTTCCTGAACGCCGACAGCACCCGGGAAATCATCTGGACCCGTGGCACCACCGAGGCCATTAACCTGGTCGCCAACGGCCTGGCCCCGCGACTGAAGGCCGGCGACGAGATCCTGGTCAGCCACATGGAGCATCACGCCAACATTGTGCCCTGGCAGATGATTGCCGAGCGTACCGGCGCGAAAGTGGTTCCCATCCAGGTAACGCCGGAAGGTGAGCTGGACCTGGAATCCTTCACCAGCCTGCTGAACGGGAAGACCCGGGTACTGGCAATCACCCATGTTTCCAACGTGCTGGGCACGGTCAATCCGGTGGCGGCGCTGATCGAGCAGGCCAAGGCCCTCGGCATCATCACCCTGGTGGATGGCGCACAGGCGGTACCCCATTACCAGCCGGATGTCCGGGCGCTGGGTTGCGACTTTTACGTGTTCTCATCCCACAAACTGTTTGGCCCCACCGGCATTGGTGTGCTCTACGGCAAGGCCCAGTTGCTGGAGGAGATGCCTCCCTACCAGGGCGGTGGCGAAATGATTGAGCGGGTATCGTTCGAGCGCACCACCTGGAACACCCTGCCCTACAAGTTTGAAGCCGGCACGCCGGCCATTGCCGAAGCCGTGGGCCTGGGGGCGGCCATCGACTATCTCCAGGGTCTGGATCGCCAGGCTATGGAAACCGCGGAATCGGCGCTGCTCGAGCGGGCCAACCAACTGGTGGAAACCGTTCCGGGCATGGAAATCATTGGCACCGCAAAACGGAAAGTGCCGGTGATGTCCTTTAAAATTGCCGGCCTGCACCCCAGTGATATAGGCACCCTGCTGGATCAGCAGGGTATCGCCATCCGCACCGGCCACCACTGCGCCATGCCGCTGATGGATTTCTACGGAGTTCCCGGTACAGCCCGGGCCTCCTTTGCGTTCTACAATACCCTGGACGAGGTGGAAGCATTGTTTACCGCCCTGCGGAAAGTCCAGCGCCTGTTTGCCTGATGGAGATGGAATCATGACAGCTGAAATCTTCACCCCGACCGTCGCCGTCACCATGACGCCCAGCGCGGTCACACACGTGCGCAAACAACTGGAGAAGAAACCGGAGGCCAAAGGCATCCGGCTGGCCATCAGGAAAAGTGGTTGCTCCGGCTTCAAGTACGAAACCCAGTGGGTGGAAGAAGCCGCAGCCGACGACAGGGTGTTTCATATTGATGGCGTTGACGTCTTCGTTAAAGAGGAACACCTGCCACTGGTGAACGGCATCGAGATCGATTTTGTCACCGAAGGCGTGAACTCCATGTTCCAGTTCCGCAATCCGAATGCGACCGCCGAGTGCGGGTGCGGCGAGAGTTTTACCGTAGCGTGAAATTGGGGTCAGATGAAATTGGGGTCAGATGAAATTGGGGTCAGATGAAAAGTTCATCTGACCCCACACTAATAAACACAGGATACAGCGAGGCAAGTCTGGGCATGCAAGAACGGGAAGTGGTCCTGACCAAACGCGAGGTGGAAGCCAGACTCGTTCCTTCCGGGACCGAGATCATGATTCCTTCGGACACCTTCGTGACCATCACACAGTCACTGGGTGGTACCTTCACCGTTGCAGTCAACGGCAACCTTGCCCGCATCGAGGGCCATGACGCCGACGCCCTTGGCAAGCAGCCACTGGAAAGCAGCTTCGACACACCGGAAGACGGCACCGTCAACGAAAATCAGGTGTGGGAAGCGATGCGCAACTGCTACGACCCGGAAATTCCGGTTAACGTAGTGGACCTCGGCCTGATCTACGAATGCAAGATCGAGAACGGCACCGAAGACGGCAACCACGTGTACGTCAGAATGACGCTAACCGCTGCCGGTTGTGGCATGGGGCCGGTGATCACCGAAGACGTCAAGCGCAAGCTCGAACATGTGCCGAACGTCGACAAGGTGACCGTGGAACTGACCTTCGATCCGCCCTGGAGCAACGACATGCTCACCGATGAAGCCAAGCTTGAACTGGGGATGCTGTGAAGGTTGAAGGTGGGGTCAGAAGAAAGCCTTCTTCTGACCCCGTTTTCCCCGCAGGCTTCAAACCGCTAACATGGGGTCAGATGAACGCTTTCATCTGACCGCGTTTTCATAACAGTAGCAACCACATGACCGCCACTAAAGACGATTTCCTGAACAACCCGCTCGGTAGAGACACCACCCTCGAAGACGTTCTGGATGGCTTCGAGTTGCTGGACGACTGGGAAGAGCGCTACGCCTACATTATCGACCTGGGCAAACAGCTGCCGGCCTTTCCGGACGAAGCCCGGATTGAAGAGAACTATGTGCACGGCTGCCAGAGCCAGGTCTGGCTGATTCACCATTACGACGACGCCAGCGGCCGTCTCTACCTGCTGATTGATTCAGATGCCATGATTGTTCGTGGCCTGGCCGCCATCATTCTGGTAGCACTGAACGGGAAACCCCCACGGGACCTGCTGGCAACCGACATTGATGAGCTGTTCGAGCAGCTGGATCTGTTCCGCCACATCTCCCCCACCCGAGGCAATGGCCTGCGGGCCATGGTCGGCAAGATCCGGGATATTGCCGCCGCCGAGGTGGCTGACGCCGCAGACTGAATGAGCTCAACGCCTACCACAGGATGGCAATATCATCCCTCTGTATATTCACCATGCCACCCAGCTGCGGCATGGTTCCGCGGCTGGACTGAGGCTGAACCCTGTCCAGGGTTACAGAAAGCCGGCTATCGTTCAGTTCCGGCGTGGCACCGGGTGAATCCAGGTAAGCGGTGCTCCGGTACAGCTTCAATTCGTCGCCAGGCCTGAGCCCTGCAGTTGCGCCGGATCCCAGCGTCACCAAATGCCCATCCACCCGGGCAATCCGGGTAATAAACGGCTGACAAGCCAGGGCCTCGGTAACCGCTGTCGCCATTTCTTCAATGACGCCATTTACAGACCGGCCATAGGCGGTTTTCCGGAACCCCTCCGAACCAAAGCCGACTGAGCTGCCGGGGCCTGCATCCCAATCTGCTGATGTCGCGAACCTCTGCTGATAGACAGGGGAACCGCTGAATCCGTCATAAACGACAAGATCCGCAGCAAACCGACGTTGCTGATCCACCGCACCAATGCCACGCTGCATTCTGTCCAGAACCGATGTGCCCCAGGCGGAGGGATCAGCCACACCCAGATCCCGGATAACGCCCGTTACCACAAACTGAACCTCCATTTCACGAGCCACCTGTAACACATTGGTCAGCTGGTTGTTGCCCTGCCAAACAGTGGGTGCGTTCAGAAGGTCGGTAAACACCCGTGATGTGGTGGCGCCAAAGACCTGAAAGCCACCCTGCTCCATCAACCGCTGTTGCAGCTGGTGCGGCAAGATTTCGCCGGCGTCATCAATACGCCCTACCCTGGCCTGGTCCGGATACAGGACCGGAAACCCCGTAACCGCCACTCGCTTCTTCAGCCGGCTCGACTCACCGGCACTGCATTGTCCTACCCGACTCTCACTGATATCACCCCGTACAACCACCCGCAGCAAA is a window encoding:
- a CDS encoding flagellar assembly protein T N-terminal domain-containing protein; its protein translation is MKCLSSLRLSSLIVLCALALPLVFATGAQAVVLEGVGHASIYNGDLETARAEARKAAIRDLSLQYEARVSTHDTMENGVITESRIRLASSARARNVRIIDEYQSGNLLRVVVRGDISESRVGQCSAGESSRLKKRVAVTGFPVLYPDQARVGRIDDAGEILPHQLQQRLMEQGGFQVFGATTSRVFTDLLNAPTVWQGNNQLTNVLQVAREMEVQFVVTGVIRDLGVADPSAWGTSVLDRMQRGIGAVDQQRRFAADLVVYDGFSGSPVYQQRFATSADWDAGPGSSVGFGSEGFRKTAYGRSVNGVIEEMATAVTEALACQPFITRIARVDGHLVTLGSGATAGLRPGDELKLYRSTAYLDSPGATPELNDSRLSVTLDRVQPQSSRGTMPQLGGMVNIQRDDIAILW
- a CDS encoding HesB/IscA family protein — translated: MTAEIFTPTVAVTMTPSAVTHVRKQLEKKPEAKGIRLAIRKSGCSGFKYETQWVEEAAADDRVFHIDGVDVFVKEEHLPLVNGIEIDFVTEGVNSMFQFRNPNATAECGCGESFTVA
- a CDS encoding aminotransferase class V-fold PLP-dependent enzyme codes for the protein MTDLSVANTTRRPTFDVEAIRQDFPILSQQVNGKPLVYLDNAASAQKPEAVLDAMDRYYREMHSNVHRGAHTLGDRATVAFEGSRETVRGFLNADSTREIIWTRGTTEAINLVANGLAPRLKAGDEILVSHMEHHANIVPWQMIAERTGAKVVPIQVTPEGELDLESFTSLLNGKTRVLAITHVSNVLGTVNPVAALIEQAKALGIITLVDGAQAVPHYQPDVRALGCDFYVFSSHKLFGPTGIGVLYGKAQLLEEMPPYQGGGEMIERVSFERTTWNTLPYKFEAGTPAIAEAVGLGAAIDYLQGLDRQAMETAESALLERANQLVETVPGMEIIGTAKRKVPVMSFKIAGLHPSDIGTLLDQQGIAIRTGHHCAMPLMDFYGVPGTARASFAFYNTLDEVEALFTALRKVQRLFA
- the sufD gene encoding Fe-S cluster assembly protein SufD — translated: MKPAPTLSTAFLHPAGHSLPEPLAALRKQQGSSLVDLPLPTRKTENWKYSSKYLKLTDDMAISLPAEGKSGSSLAVPGYKVVLLNGIMMPEASDYPDLDGITIERFEDLDSDTATWLAGRLDHALDSQSVQISRLNTARFEDGLLIRLKPGAVLDQPLFIVHETSADASGSAYPRIYVDAGANSQITLVEEYISGGSESVMVNTVTELNLGEGADVTSIRLNMEGENVQHIGATGVLQQRSSRFESHCVGFGGLLRRHDLQVRLEGEGAECKLNGVVVTQGKQHYDNHTTIEHVAARCNSEETYRNIAADQSHAIFNGRIHIHQDAQKSSADMNNKNLLLSNGAEIDTKPELEIYADDVKCAHGATIGQLDKISLFYLVSRGIGRREANVLLTMAFINELVEQIPVETVRETAQGRLNQFFEQTFQEA
- a CDS encoding SufE family protein, which codes for MTATKDDFLNNPLGRDTTLEDVLDGFELLDDWEERYAYIIDLGKQLPAFPDEARIEENYVHGCQSQVWLIHHYDDASGRLYLLIDSDAMIVRGLAAIILVALNGKPPRDLLATDIDELFEQLDLFRHISPTRGNGLRAMVGKIRDIAAAEVADAAD
- the sufT gene encoding putative Fe-S cluster assembly protein SufT, yielding MQEREVVLTKREVEARLVPSGTEIMIPSDTFVTITQSLGGTFTVAVNGNLARIEGHDADALGKQPLESSFDTPEDGTVNENQVWEAMRNCYDPEIPVNVVDLGLIYECKIENGTEDGNHVYVRMTLTAAGCGMGPVITEDVKRKLEHVPNVDKVTVELTFDPPWSNDMLTDEAKLELGML
- the sufC gene encoding Fe-S cluster assembly ATPase SufC is translated as MLSIKNLHASVEDKEILKGINLEIKAGEVHAIMGPNGSGKSTLSQVLAGNEAFEVTEGEITLNGENLLELETEERAREGIFLAFQYPVEIPGVSNLQFLRTAVNAMRHHKGEGEMNAAEFMKLAKEVSKQVDLDPAFLKRGVNEGFSGGEKKRNEIMQALLLQPKLAILDETDSGLDIDALQVVSNGVNALRAKDRAILMVTHYQRLLNHIVPDYVHVLAGGKIVKSGGRELALELEERGYGWLGIKDEETADSTANVSGN